The stretch of DNA CCGCTGCCGATGAAATGGCTCCAATCCCTGGACCGGGTGGCTTTCCGGGTGCCGGTGGCCGATCCCGGCTACTTCCATGGGGAGTACGGTTTCGAAGTCCAGGCCGCGGTGCTGGACCGGCTGGGGGTGTCCGATCCCGAGGATCTGGTCGTCATGGTCATCGCGACCGTGGCCGTCGGCGGCGCCAGCGTCACCGGCAACCTGTCGGCGCCCTTGCTGGTCAACTCGAAGAACCGCAACGGGTTGCAGATGGTGTTGGTCGACGAGCGCTGGAACCTGCGGCATCCCATCGACCAGGCCCGGTTCGGGCGCGCCTGCCGCGAGGCCCGGACGGTCGGGGTGGCGGACGGCCGACCGACGGCGGTGGACAAGGAGCGCACCGGCGGGTATGCTGCCGGCAGCCGCGAGACCGGCAACGTCGCAGACCTGGTCGGGACGACCTAGACACGGGCTCCGGACGCCGCGCGGGCGGCGTCGGGACGTGTTCGGCACGAGCGGGACAGGCAAGAGCGGGACATGGAGGTCACGTGCTCATCCTCAGTCGCAAACGCAATGAGAAGATCATGATCGGGGACGACATCTCGATCATGATCGTCGATATTCGCGGCGATCAGGTCCAGGTGGGCATCGACGCCCCCCGCAGCATCCCCGTGCACCGCCACGAGATCTACGAGGAGATCAAGAACATCACCCTGAAGGCCGCCGAGTCGCCGCCGCCCGATCCGAACGCCTTCCCGGGCAACGGGGGCGCGGACGGGACGAAGCAGGGCTAGACCGGGGGAATCAGGCTTGACGGTCGAGACAACGGGGTGCCGGATCGGCATCCCGTTTCCGTTTGGGGGAGAGGCGGGC from bacterium encodes:
- a CDS encoding flagellar assembly protein FliW — protein: MVQNEGAATLTFRDGLVGLPDLKRWILVDMDPPLPMKWLQSLDRVAFRVPVADPGYFHGEYGFEVQAAVLDRLGVSDPEDLVVMVIATVAVGGASVTGNLSAPLLVNSKNRNGLQMVLVDERWNLRHPIDQARFGRACREARTVGVADGRPTAVDKERTGGYAAGSRETGNVADLVGTT